GGTTCTGCGCAAAGGGGAGGACTATGCCAGAGAGTAAGAGCAAGCGCACTCACGAACGCATTCCGCACCTGATGCCGGCCTCGGTCCGCTGGTCGAACGGCGGCGTCCACGAAGAGGTGTGGTACAGCCGCGACGTCAGCCAGAACAGCGTCTTCCTCTATACCGACGTCGAGCTCAAGATGGGCTCCACCATCGAAGTCGCCATGCCCCTGCCCCCGGAGATCACCGGCAAGGACAAACAGGTGGTGGTGCGCTGCAAGGCCCGCATCGTGCGCATCCAGCAGCGCGAGGCCGATAAGCGGGTGGGCATCGCCGCCGTCTATGACGATTTCGAGGTCGTCCAGAACGAGCCGTACGCCGCCGCGCCTCCGTTGGAGTAGCCGATTGTCATCCTGAGCGAGATTGAGGCGTTTGCGCGGCGTCTGAGCCGCGCGCCGAAATCCCGAGCGCAGCGAGGGACCTTGGTCGAGCGAAGGATCTGGGCGCTTTCGCCCCGAGGGCCGCAGGCCCGAGC
This portion of the Terriglobales bacterium genome encodes:
- a CDS encoding PilZ domain-containing protein, with the protein product MPESKSKRTHERIPHLMPASVRWSNGGVHEEVWYSRDVSQNSVFLYTDVELKMGSTIEVAMPLPPEITGKDKQVVVRCKARIVRIQQREADKRVGIAAVYDDFEVVQNEPYAAAPPLE